In one Nitrosarchaeum sp. genomic region, the following are encoded:
- a CDS encoding HEAT repeat domain-containing protein, translated as MGIELLDENKIRSLPSNERFLKCEQILKNETDESKRWDAVWLIGELAENKDQSDPLFQKVSDVLEWVLQNDSNGVVKHEACFQVAARNMRNKIPVLVNTALHNQSILAKHEAIESLGLMRAFEAESLIKKALDDPSPDVRETALFVLKRFERVRNQGDYKTYEIL; from the coding sequence ATGGGAATAGAATTACTTGATGAAAACAAGATTCGTTCACTGCCATCTAATGAGCGATTTTTAAAATGTGAACAAATACTAAAAAATGAAACTGATGAATCAAAACGCTGGGATGCTGTTTGGTTAATTGGTGAACTAGCAGAAAATAAAGATCAAAGCGATCCTTTGTTTCAAAAAGTTTCTGATGTTCTTGAATGGGTACTACAAAATGATTCTAACGGTGTTGTAAAACATGAAGCATGTTTTCAAGTAGCTGCAAGAAACATGAGAAATAAAATTCCAGTATTGGTGAATACTGCATTGCATAACCAAAGTATCTTGGCTAAACATGAAGCCATTGAATCGCTTGGATTGATGCGAGCATTTGAAGCTGAATCATTGATTAAAAAAGCACTAGATGATCCTAGTCCTGATGTCCGAGAAACCGCATTATTTGTTCTCAAGAGGTTTGAACGTGTACGAAACCAGGGTGATTACAAAACCTATGAAATACTATAA
- a CDS encoding histidine kinase — MSPEIVPDKLVSSINYKILAIIIGLVLGFHFLVNNTEESDLLVYMFSMSIPASVAIVGFIVARRYTGTLVYAKAYNMLAIAFLFMLFAEFTYFIYEQWLDLEPYPSIADVFFFMFYPMIVIYLIINVRFFAPKLSKLGVLIIISIPLIATSTYLGLTIEDYGSFDFFYGIIFVAASSATLGLAIHAASIFRGGLVGTAWLVLVLGITINLIGDVWYYYIEVIESYSLGHPVNLCWYAAYLLILYALYKHKTSI, encoded by the coding sequence ATGAGTCCTGAGATTGTTCCAGATAAGCTAGTAAGTTCAATTAATTACAAAATATTAGCGATCATTATTGGATTAGTATTAGGATTTCATTTTCTTGTAAACAATACAGAAGAATCAGATCTATTAGTATACATGTTTTCAATGAGTATACCAGCTAGTGTTGCAATTGTTGGTTTTATAGTTGCAAGAAGATACACGGGTACTTTGGTATATGCCAAAGCATACAACATGTTAGCAATAGCATTTCTATTCATGTTATTTGCAGAGTTCACTTACTTCATATATGAACAATGGTTAGATTTAGAACCATACCCATCAATTGCAGATGTGTTTTTCTTTATGTTTTATCCAATGATAGTGATTTATTTAATTATCAATGTAAGATTTTTTGCTCCTAAATTATCAAAATTAGGCGTACTGATAATTATAAGTATTCCATTAATTGCCACGTCAACATATCTTGGTTTAACAATTGAGGACTATGGAAGTTTTGATTTCTTTTATGGAATAATTTTTGTAGCGGCATCATCAGCAACATTAGGATTAGCTATTCATGCAGCAAGTATTTTCAGAGGAGGATTAGTAGGAACAGCATGGCTTGTCCTAGTGTTAGGAATCACAATTAATTTGATTGGAGATGTGTGGTATTATTATATCGAGGTAATTGAATCATATTCCTTAGGACATCCAGTAAATCTTTGTTGGTATGCAGCATATCTTCTAATTCTTTATGCACTTTACAAACATAAAACATCCATCTAA
- a CDS encoding SET domain-containing protein-lysine N-methyltransferase — translation MTHKMLNKKIEKRDISRISRFGLFAKEKIFKDEIIWISSEKYVKTIHMSELEKLNDIERQDWINHCYQIGDYYHMDIDDTRLMNHSCEPNTIDFPKEDPNAIIAARDIEKDEEITWNYLPFMNPFQVFNCNCGSKNCVKIVRKYAIIKTV, via the coding sequence ATGACTCATAAAATGTTAAACAAGAAAATTGAAAAACGCGATATTTCAAGAATTAGTCGTTTTGGGTTATTTGCTAAAGAAAAAATATTCAAAGACGAAATAATTTGGATATCAAGTGAAAAATATGTAAAAACAATTCACATGTCGGAACTTGAAAAACTAAACGATATTGAAAGACAAGATTGGATAAACCATTGTTATCAAATTGGAGATTATTATCATATGGATATTGATGATACAAGATTAATGAACCATAGTTGTGAACCAAACACAATTGATTTTCCTAAAGAGGATCCAAACGCAATAATTGCTGCAAGAGATATTGAAAAAGATGAAGAGATCACGTGGAATTATTTACCATTTATGAATCCATTTCAAGTCTTTAACTGTAACTGTGGAAGTAAGAACTGTGTTAAGATTGTTAGGAAATATGCAATAATAAAAACAGTTTGA
- a CDS encoding transcriptional regulator has protein sequence MTNSLDNLLAPTLRKSIEINLGKPTLNKIEQRLMERYGLGLVQAIKDFHKFDGVLREFFGAGADGLETKFLQNIIDLKQQKKAVDNWIIIKDQELAKVFLESFADEDKKAIIGTVLDRSLIIADILDACHVPQTSGYRKINQLIESGLLISNDYTISSDGKKIKKYESIFDNVKMDIEKNVVVVKVQLKKTSLHDSMILQTIPAR, from the coding sequence TTGACAAATAGCTTGGATAATTTATTGGCCCCAACGTTACGTAAATCGATCGAGATAAATCTTGGTAAGCCCACATTAAATAAAATTGAACAGCGTTTAATGGAACGCTATGGGTTGGGTCTAGTTCAGGCAATAAAGGATTTTCACAAGTTTGATGGTGTTTTAAGAGAATTTTTTGGAGCTGGTGCAGATGGACTGGAAACAAAATTCTTACAAAATATAATTGATCTTAAACAACAAAAGAAAGCAGTTGATAACTGGATTATAATTAAAGATCAAGAATTGGCTAAAGTATTTTTAGAATCATTTGCAGATGAAGACAAAAAAGCAATAATTGGAACTGTTTTAGACAGATCTCTTATCATCGCTGATATTTTAGATGCTTGCCATGTTCCACAAACATCTGGATATCGAAAGATTAACCAACTAATTGAATCTGGATTGTTAATCTCCAATGATTACACAATATCTTCAGATGGTAAAAAGATAAAAAAATATGAATCCATATTTGATAATGTGAAGATGGATATTGAAAAAAATGTAGTTGTAGTTAAAGTCCAACTGAAGAAGACTTCACTCCATGATAGTATGATACTACAAACTATTCCTGCTAGATAG